In one Niveibacterium umoris genomic region, the following are encoded:
- a CDS encoding VOC family protein has translation MDKALRQPQRVVWFEIPALDLDRACSFYEHLFGEPLKREAMGPDVTIAVFPYDGTGVSGCLQHAPGVAPALTGSKVYLNADAGLDTLLGRAVAAGGKVALPPVALPEGMGRFAHIVDTEGNLVGLHEA, from the coding sequence ATGGACAAAGCCCTCCGCCAGCCGCAGCGCGTCGTCTGGTTCGAAATCCCGGCGCTCGATCTCGATCGCGCCTGCAGCTTCTACGAGCATCTGTTCGGCGAGCCGCTCAAGCGCGAAGCGATGGGCCCGGATGTCACCATCGCGGTCTTTCCGTATGACGGCACCGGCGTATCCGGCTGTCTTCAACACGCGCCGGGCGTTGCGCCCGCACTCACCGGCAGCAAGGTCTATCTGAACGCCGATGCCGGCCTGGACACGCTGCTTGGGCGCGCCGTCGCCGCTGGCGGTAAAGTGGCACTGCCACCGGTGGCCCTGCCGGAAGGCATGGGGCGCTTCGCCCACATCGTCGACACCGAAGGCAACCTGGTCGGCCTGCACGAAGCCTGA
- a CDS encoding F0F1 ATP synthase subunit delta, with product MAENVTVARPYAEAAFKLAREANALDAWVQALSRLAAVASEPRIQDSIGDPRVTASQAARMFVEVAGDLTADQKNFVSVLAENERLGVLPEIHDLFAAQKDAHEGVKDALVSSAFPIDDATLARLIADLEVRFKAKVKATVKIDPELIGGVKIAVGDEVIDASVRGKLAAMAAALQN from the coding sequence ATGGCCGAAAACGTCACCGTCGCGCGCCCTTACGCCGAAGCGGCGTTCAAGCTGGCGCGTGAAGCCAATGCACTCGATGCTTGGGTTCAGGCGCTGTCGCGCTTGGCGGCGGTCGCCAGCGAGCCGCGTATCCAGGACAGCATCGGCGACCCCCGCGTCACCGCCTCGCAGGCGGCGCGCATGTTTGTCGAAGTTGCCGGCGATCTGACCGCAGACCAGAAGAACTTCGTCTCTGTGCTCGCTGAAAACGAGCGCCTGGGTGTTCTTCCGGAAATCCATGATCTCTTCGCAGCGCAGAAAGATGCGCACGAGGGTGTCAAGGATGCGCTGGTGAGTTCCGCTTTCCCGATTGATGACGCAACGCTGGCACGCCTGATTGCCGACCTTGAGGTTCGCTTCAAGGCCAAGGTCAAGGCGACCGTGAAGATCGACCCCGAGCTGATTGGCGGGGTGAAGATCGCCGTCGGCGACGAAGTGATCGATGCCTCGGTCCGCGGCAAGCTCGCCGCCATGGCCGCCGCGCTACAGAATTAG
- a CDS encoding MFS transporter, producing MTIEHNPFSLLKTRRFLPLFTTQFLGAFNDNVLKQALLLLITFQGGEVMGLSPALMVQVASGLFVLPMFLFSASAGQIADAFDKARLIRWVKLAEVGIALIAAAGFFFKQVPLLLTALFLMGLHSTVFGPLKYAILPQHLHPDEVVGGNAWVESGTFVAILLGSILGGLLIAVPGTGPAWAGGACVVLAICGFFACQAIPSAPPLGTVKLNWNPFTEIAQNMRIARGNRTVFMGMMGISWFWFYGAMMLSQFGPFVKDVIGGSEHLSTFLLSTFIIGIALGSLLAERASGGKVELGLVPLASIGMTVFGVDLYFASPATPHAGIEVAGFLALPGAWRLMADLVLIGVFGGLYTIPLYALIQTRCEPAYRSRIVAANNILNAGFMVASAGYAFFALHQGATIPEMFLYAALMNVAVAVFIYSLVPEFLQRLIVWLLVHSFYRVKARGYQNIPAEGPAVVVCNHVSFVDPLILMAESRRPIRFVMDHRIFRMPIINFVFRQGRAIPIAPAKEDPAMLEAAYEEVAKTLEAGDLVGIFPEGRITDTGELNPFKGGISRIVERTPVPIVPMALSGLWGSFFSRKDGPAMSKPFRRGLFSKIELHIGEALAPGDATPEALQQRVAALRSRP from the coding sequence ATGACCATTGAGCACAACCCGTTTTCCCTCCTGAAGACGCGGCGCTTCCTGCCCCTCTTCACCACGCAGTTTCTCGGCGCCTTCAACGACAACGTGCTCAAACAGGCGCTCTTGTTGCTGATCACCTTCCAGGGCGGCGAGGTCATGGGACTGTCGCCAGCGCTGATGGTGCAGGTGGCATCCGGGCTGTTTGTGCTGCCGATGTTCCTGTTCTCGGCTTCCGCGGGCCAGATCGCCGACGCTTTCGACAAGGCGCGGCTGATCCGCTGGGTGAAACTCGCGGAAGTCGGCATTGCGCTGATCGCCGCGGCGGGCTTCTTCTTCAAGCAGGTGCCCTTGCTCCTGACGGCATTGTTCCTGATGGGACTGCACTCGACCGTTTTCGGCCCGCTCAAGTACGCCATCCTCCCGCAGCACCTGCATCCGGACGAAGTGGTGGGCGGCAATGCCTGGGTCGAGAGCGGCACCTTCGTCGCGATCCTACTGGGCTCCATCCTTGGGGGTCTGTTGATCGCGGTGCCGGGCACCGGGCCCGCGTGGGCCGGCGGCGCCTGCGTCGTGCTGGCGATCTGCGGCTTCTTCGCCTGTCAGGCCATCCCGTCGGCCCCGCCGCTGGGCACGGTGAAGCTGAACTGGAACCCGTTTACAGAGATCGCGCAGAACATGCGCATCGCGCGCGGCAATCGCACGGTGTTCATGGGCATGATGGGCATCTCGTGGTTCTGGTTCTACGGCGCGATGATGCTGTCGCAGTTCGGCCCCTTCGTGAAAGACGTGATCGGCGGCAGCGAGCACCTGTCGACCTTCCTGCTCTCGACCTTCATCATCGGCATCGCACTCGGCTCGCTGCTGGCGGAGCGCGCCTCGGGCGGCAAGGTGGAACTGGGGCTGGTGCCGCTTGCCTCGATCGGCATGACCGTCTTCGGTGTCGATCTGTACTTCGCGAGTCCGGCCACCCCGCATGCGGGCATCGAGGTCGCAGGCTTCCTCGCCCTTCCCGGCGCGTGGCGGCTGATGGCCGATCTGGTGCTGATCGGTGTCTTCGGCGGCCTCTACACGATTCCGCTGTATGCCTTGATCCAGACGCGCTGCGAGCCCGCCTATCGCTCTCGCATCGTGGCGGCCAACAACATCCTGAACGCGGGTTTCATGGTGGCCTCGGCGGGATATGCCTTCTTCGCGCTCCATCAGGGTGCGACGATTCCGGAGATGTTCCTGTACGCCGCGCTGATGAACGTCGCGGTGGCCGTCTTCATCTACAGCCTGGTACCGGAGTTCCTGCAGCGCCTGATCGTCTGGCTGCTGGTGCACTCGTTCTACAGGGTGAAGGCGCGCGGCTATCAGAACATCCCGGCCGAAGGGCCGGCGGTGGTGGTCTGCAACCACGTCAGCTTTGTCGACCCGCTGATCCTGATGGCCGAGAGCCGGCGCCCGATCCGCTTCGTCATGGATCACCGGATCTTCCGCATGCCGATCATCAACTTCGTCTTCCGGCAGGGCCGCGCCATCCCGATCGCACCGGCCAAGGAAGATCCGGCCATGCTCGAGGCGGCCTATGAAGAAGTCGCCAAGACGCTGGAAGCCGGCGATCTGGTCGGCATCTTTCCGGAAGGCCGCATCACCGACACCGGGGAACTGAACCCCTTCAAGGGCGGCATCAGCCGCATCGTCGAACGGACTCCCGTCCCGATCGTGCCGATGGCGCTCTCCGGGCTTTGGGGCAGCTTCTTTTCGCGCAAGGATGGCCCCGCCATGAGCAAGCCTTTCCGGCGCGGCCTTTTCAGCAAGATCGAACTGCACATCGGCGAAGCCCTTGCCCCCGGCGACGCAACGCCGGAAGCGCTGCAGCAGCGTGTTGCCGCACTGCGCAGCCGCCCCTGA
- a CDS encoding F0F1 ATP synthase subunit B: MNLNATLFAQLVVFFVLALVTMKFVWPPIAKALDERAKKIADGLAAADKAKTDLVLAEKKVVDELRKARESATDVRAGAEKQAAALIDEARGEAARIVAAAREAAEKEAGAAMQKAKEGLREQVALLAVAGAERILRKEINAQVHADLLANLKQEL, encoded by the coding sequence GTGAATCTGAACGCAACGCTGTTTGCCCAGCTTGTTGTGTTCTTCGTCCTCGCGCTGGTCACGATGAAGTTCGTGTGGCCGCCGATTGCGAAGGCACTGGACGAGCGTGCGAAGAAAATCGCCGACGGGCTGGCGGCTGCGGACAAGGCCAAGACAGATCTCGTTCTGGCCGAGAAGAAGGTTGTCGACGAGCTGCGCAAAGCGCGCGAATCCGCGACCGATGTCCGTGCCGGGGCTGAGAAGCAGGCCGCTGCCCTGATCGATGAAGCACGTGGAGAAGCAGCGCGTATCGTCGCTGCCGCCCGCGAGGCTGCCGAGAAGGAAGCGGGTGCCGCAATGCAGAAGGCCAAGGAAGGTCTGCGCGAACAAGTCGCGCTGCTCGCCGTGGCAGGTGCCGAGCGGATCCTGCGCAAGGAAATCAACGCCCAAGTCCACGCCGACCTGTTGGCCAACCTGAAACAGGAACTGTAA
- a CDS encoding ATP synthase subunit I, whose amino-acid sequence MYKVVVLQIVAALIGTVLGSVFFGLRGAFSAALGGAACVLPAWLFAIRLHAASKRPGASYALAFFLGELIKIALSIGLLAAARLVYPDVHWGAVVLGLVVTLQANVFAFLVKT is encoded by the coding sequence ATGTACAAGGTGGTTGTCCTGCAGATAGTGGCCGCACTGATTGGCACCGTTCTGGGATCGGTGTTTTTCGGATTACGTGGTGCGTTCTCGGCGGCGTTGGGGGGCGCCGCCTGCGTCCTTCCTGCTTGGCTGTTCGCCATAAGGCTCCATGCTGCTTCGAAGCGCCCCGGTGCTTCTTATGCGCTGGCCTTTTTCTTGGGTGAATTGATCAAGATTGCCTTGAGTATCGGATTACTTGCGGCTGCCCGACTGGTGTATCCCGACGTCCATTGGGGCGCGGTGGTCCTCGGTTTGGTGGTCACGCTCCAAGCTAACGTTTTCGCTTTTTTGGTTAAGACCTGA
- the atpB gene encoding F0F1 ATP synthase subunit A: MATGHEASAPTAGEYIVHHLTHNNSTGHAQQNIVDWGVVNYDTLFFSIGLGLITVFLLWRAASKATSGVPGRFQAAVEILVEMVNDQAKGIIHSAESRKFVAPLALTVFVWVFLMNSMDFLPLDLLPMIWQTITGNHHAYLRVVPTADLNATLGMSSGVLLVCLYYNIKIKGIGGWVHELFAAPFGDKWFLYPINFLMQMIEFAAKTISHGMRLFGNMYAGELLFMLIALMGAAWGTSGVAGPLLFAGHVLAGSAWAIFHILIVALQAFIFMMLTLVYVGQAHESH, encoded by the coding sequence ATGGCCACCGGACACGAAGCAAGCGCGCCTACCGCGGGCGAGTACATCGTTCACCACCTGACCCACAACAATTCAACCGGCCACGCGCAGCAGAACATCGTTGACTGGGGCGTCGTCAACTACGACACCTTGTTCTTCTCGATCGGGCTCGGCCTGATCACCGTGTTCCTGCTCTGGCGTGCTGCATCCAAGGCGACTTCGGGCGTGCCGGGGCGCTTCCAGGCGGCTGTTGAAATTCTGGTCGAAATGGTCAATGACCAGGCCAAGGGCATCATCCACAGCGCCGAATCGCGCAAGTTCGTCGCGCCGCTCGCGCTGACCGTGTTCGTCTGGGTGTTCCTGATGAACTCGATGGACTTCCTGCCACTCGATCTGCTGCCGATGATCTGGCAGACCATCACCGGCAATCATCACGCCTACCTCCGCGTTGTGCCGACGGCCGACCTGAATGCCACGCTGGGTATGTCTTCCGGTGTGCTGCTGGTTTGCCTGTACTACAACATCAAGATCAAGGGCATCGGCGGTTGGGTGCATGAACTGTTCGCGGCACCCTTCGGCGACAAGTGGTTCCTGTACCCGATCAACTTCCTGATGCAGATGATCGAGTTCGCCGCCAAGACGATCTCGCACGGCATGCGTTTGTTCGGCAACATGTACGCAGGCGAACTGCTGTTCATGCTGATTGCACTGATGGGTGCGGCGTGGGGCACGTCGGGCGTTGCCGGCCCGCTGCTGTTCGCCGGCCATGTCCTTGCCGGCTCTGCATGGGCGATCTTCCACATCCTGATCGTTGCCTTGCAGGCCTTCATTTTCATGATGCTGACCCTGGTTTATGTGGGTCAGGCTCACGAAAGCCACTGA
- the atpE gene encoding F0F1 ATP synthase subunit C has protein sequence MEHVLGFVALAAGLIIGLGAIGACIGIGIMGSKYLEASARQPELMNALQTKMFLLAGLIDAAFLIGVGIAMMFAFANPFKL, from the coding sequence ATGGAACACGTTCTTGGTTTCGTTGCTCTGGCCGCTGGTCTGATCATCGGTCTCGGCGCTATCGGTGCCTGTATCGGTATCGGCATCATGGGCTCGAAGTACCTCGAAGCCTCGGCTCGTCAGCCGGAACTGATGAACGCGCTGCAGACCAAGATGTTCCTGCTGGCCGGTCTGATCGATGCCGCGTTCCTGATCGGTGTCGGTATCGCGATGATGTTCGCCTTCGCCAACCCGTTCAAGCTCTGA
- a CDS encoding MAPEG family protein yields MHNYPLTAGVTLLLVLLMFGTAWNVGRAREKYGIKAPATTGNEYFERAYRIQLNTIEWALIFLPTLWIFAAFVGDRHAMIAGLVGLAGRILYAVSYQRDPATRGTGFMIGMAAFGVAGLWSGFAVVKALLGS; encoded by the coding sequence ATGCACAACTACCCCCTCACCGCCGGCGTCACCCTGCTGTTGGTGCTGCTGATGTTCGGCACGGCCTGGAACGTCGGCCGCGCCCGCGAGAAATACGGGATCAAGGCGCCGGCGACCACCGGTAACGAATACTTCGAACGCGCCTACCGCATCCAGCTCAACACCATTGAATGGGCGCTGATTTTCCTGCCCACGCTCTGGATATTCGCCGCTTTCGTCGGCGACCGTCACGCGATGATCGCCGGGCTCGTCGGACTCGCGGGCCGCATCCTGTACGCGGTCAGCTACCAGCGCGACCCGGCCACGCGGGGCACCGGCTTCATGATCGGCATGGCGGCCTTTGGCGTCGCCGGGCTGTGGTCCGGTTTTGCCGTGGTGAAAGCCCTGCTCGGATCCTGA